The genomic stretch CCCCAAGGGGCGGTGCGCAGCTCGATCTGGATGTCCGGGAGAGCCTTCTGGGCGATCTCCACCTGCTTCTTGAGGGCTTCGGTGTCCTTCTCACCGCCAGCCCACATGTCGACGACGATCTTCGTCTTGCCATCCGTACCGGTGGTGTCGCTGCCGCCTCCCTTGCTGGAGCAGCCGGTGAACGCCAGCGCGGTGACTGCCGCCAGCGCGACGGCCTTGCGGAAATTGAACTTCATAATTTCTCCTAGATTCCGCACTTTTAATTCGCCTTCGAATTAAATTGAGTGCCTTCTCGGCGGAAGTGAGCATAAGGCAGACCGATCGGATGATGCAAGGAGCCACCCGATCCTGCTGAGCGATTGCACTCGCCCGACCAACCGACGCGGCTCTTCTCGAACTCCCTGCAGGACAGGAGAATCGGCGCCGGAAACCCAGACCGCAGACAGCGCATTCGCAGTCATCCAACAGGATTCGCAACCACCCCCACAGTCCGACCCCGACGCGCATCGAAGATCTTCTCCCTTAATTCGGCATCAGCTAAAGTTACTGCATGACGCACCCACATCCGCGCATCACGGAGTTGCTGGCCGATGGGTCCGCCTCGTCGCGTTCAGACATCGCGCGCCTGCTGGGGATCGCCCCGTCGACCGCCTCGGCCTGGGTCGGACAGCTCATCGACGCGGGGATCGTCGTCGAGGACGGGCTGGTCGCATCCGGAAGCGGACGCCCCCGCCGAAAACTCCGCCTCAACCGTCCTCCCGGTCACCTGCTGGTGGCGGAACTGGGTGGCAACCACGCGCGACTCGGGGTGGCCGACAGGGCGGGACGGTTGCTGCGCTCCACGACCTCGCCCCTGACGGTGGCCGATGGCCCGGATCAGGTACTCCGTTCCCTCACCACACTCCTGCGCAACCAGCGAGCCGAGGGGGAACCGGCGGGAGTGGGGTTGGCACTGCCCGGCCCAGTGCAGCCTGGGGGCACGGTGCGGCTGCCGTCGCGAATGCCGGGCTGGGCGGGATTTCCCGTACAGGAGACCCTCGCGGAGAGCTTCGGGGTGCCTGCCGTGGTGGAAAACGACGCGAACGCGATGGCGCTCGGGGAGCACCGCACCCAGTTCGGGTCCGAGGGCGACTCCATCACGGTGAAAGCGGGCACGGCGATCGGTTCAGGCATCGTGATCGCGGGGCAGCTCTACCGGGGGGCGACCTTCGCCGCCGGGGACGTCACCCACACCGTGGTCCATGCGGCTGGGAACAGACCCTGCACCTGCGGGAAGACCGGCTGCCTGGAGACGGTGGCCTCAGGAGCGGGAATCGTCGCGCGGCTTGTCGAGCAGGGGATCGAGGTCACCAAGACCGCCGATGCCCTGGCCCTGGCCCGCGACGGCAACCCCGAGGCCACGACTATGATCCGCACCGCCGGTTCCCTGCTCGGGGAGGTCCTCAGCTCGGTGGTGAGTTTCTTCAATCCGCAGGCGCTGTTCCTAACCGGCGGGTTGGCGTCGTCGCAGCACTTCGTGACGGCGGTCCGGGCCCGCATCTACGACGGTTGTCACCCTTTGATGACGGAGTCGCTGCGGATCGAGGCGGCGTCGCTGGGAGCCGACGCGGCCCTGGCTGGCACGGCCCTGCTGACCGCGGCTGCTGTCCGCGAAGGGCCCGCCTGAGGCCCCCGCCACCCAGAATGTCGTTATGTCATGTAGAAAGATTTTGTACCGTACACGCCACACAACTTTTCACGACGTCACCACAATCTTCTTCCCTGAGGCCGCCCCTAGGCTGGGACCATGTTGATCGGTGCTCATGTTGACGCGAACTCTGCAATTGCGCAGGCCGTTGCCCTGGGAGCGGACATCGCCCAGGTGACCCTCGGCGACCCGCAGTCATGGAAGAAACCCGCCATCCCCGGCGACGGGGCCGCCTCCTTGGGAGTGCAGGCCACCGACGCCGGGGTTGGTCTCTATGTACACGCCGCGTACGTCATCAACGTCGCATCCACCAACAATCGCATCCGCATCCCGTCGCGGAAACTGCTGCAGCAGACCATCGATGCAGCCGCCGGGATCGGGGCGCGTGGGGTGATCGTCCATGGCGGGCATGTCACTGCCGACGAGGAGCAGCAACAGGGCTACGACAACTGGCGCAAGTGCGTCGACGGCCTCGACGTGAAGGTGCCGGTCCTGATCGAGAACACAGCGGGCGGCAAAAAAGCGATGATGCGGTACCTCGACTCCATCCGCGGCCTGTGGACCACCCTCGAAGGTTCCGCCAATCTGGATGGCATCGGGCTCTGCCTGGACACCTGCCACGCGCATGCCGCCGGCCTGGACCTGACCACCGTGGTGGGGGACGTGCGAGCCATTACGGGGCGCATCGACCTGGTCCACTGCAACGATTCACGCGACGCTCCCGGTTCCGGGCGCGACCGCCACGCCCCGCTGAGAGACGGTCAGCTCAACCCGGAGGTCCTCATTGCCCTGCTGCGCGACGCCGACGCCCCGGTCATGCTGGAAACCCCGCCGGAGAACCACGCCGAGGAGATCGCCTGGCTGCGGGAGCAGCTGGGCTGAGAGCGGCACCGACGGATTTCCCCGATTGCGCAGCACTCAACTCGTTTTCCGGCCCGGAATGGTGCATTTCCGGGTTTGAGTGCTGCGGAACTGGGTTGGGCGTCCTTAGCCCTTTCCCGCGACCTTCTGCTCCCTCGGGTGGGAGAGGTTCTCGAAGGACAGCAGCCGATCCACCGTGGTCTCGTCCAGCAGCCCCCTCTCCAGGACGATGTCGCGCACCGACCTGCCCGACCTGGCGGCCTCCCGGCCCACCTCGTCACCGGCCCGGTGCCCGATGTAGTCGTTGAGGAGGGTCACCACCGAAATCGATTCGCGCA from Arachnia propionica encodes the following:
- a CDS encoding ROK family transcriptional regulator, translating into MTHPHPRITELLADGSASSRSDIARLLGIAPSTASAWVGQLIDAGIVVEDGLVASGSGRPRRKLRLNRPPGHLLVAELGGNHARLGVADRAGRLLRSTTSPLTVADGPDQVLRSLTTLLRNQRAEGEPAGVGLALPGPVQPGGTVRLPSRMPGWAGFPVQETLAESFGVPAVVENDANAMALGEHRTQFGSEGDSITVKAGTAIGSGIVIAGQLYRGATFAAGDVTHTVVHAAGNRPCTCGKTGCLETVASGAGIVARLVEQGIEVTKTADALALARDGNPEATTMIRTAGSLLGEVLSSVVSFFNPQALFLTGGLASSQHFVTAVRARIYDGCHPLMTESLRIEAASLGADAALAGTALLTAAAVREGPA
- a CDS encoding deoxyribonuclease IV, with protein sequence MLIGAHVDANSAIAQAVALGADIAQVTLGDPQSWKKPAIPGDGAASLGVQATDAGVGLYVHAAYVINVASTNNRIRIPSRKLLQQTIDAAAGIGARGVIVHGGHVTADEEQQQGYDNWRKCVDGLDVKVPVLIENTAGGKKAMMRYLDSIRGLWTTLEGSANLDGIGLCLDTCHAHAAGLDLTTVVGDVRAITGRIDLVHCNDSRDAPGSGRDRHAPLRDGQLNPEVLIALLRDADAPVMLETPPENHAEEIAWLREQLG